From a single Cytophagales bacterium WSM2-2 genomic region:
- a CDS encoding NAD-binding component of Kef-type K+ transport system, producing the protein MKRPNYRRVLITSLIFACVYGGLLALLLRLEAGAPQSKLNNVQDAMWYMVETLTTVGYGDALPVTYWGRMIGFIFLLSSLGVYGFVIGQIANFMSTLKEQKELGLNGSTFKNHVVIIGWNDFGQSVISHLIGAGRQVAVITKDRGHIEIIREYYAQDQVFTLFSDYNNFDQLEKANIREASIVFINLNDDTEKLVYIINIKKHYDNLNYVVTLDNGNLKNTFIHAGVTYTISKNEISSKLLASYIYEPDVASFSEELIAYAHEEDEYDMKQFLVKPDNAYANTPYDKAFFELKRDCNVVLIGLVKQANGQRRLLKNPEGSIKIEPGDYLLMMMDGKGWDRLRKIFRVEEGI; encoded by the coding sequence ATGAAGCGCCCCAACTACCGCAGAGTACTTATCACTTCTCTCATTTTCGCCTGTGTTTATGGTGGATTGCTTGCTCTCCTCCTTCGGTTGGAGGCCGGTGCACCGCAAAGCAAGCTTAACAATGTACAGGATGCCATGTGGTACATGGTGGAAACGTTGACGACCGTGGGGTATGGCGATGCCTTGCCGGTCACCTATTGGGGGCGGATGATCGGCTTCATATTTCTTCTTTCAAGCTTGGGAGTCTATGGTTTTGTTATTGGACAGATTGCAAATTTTATGAGCACACTAAAAGAACAAAAGGAATTGGGCCTCAACGGCTCTACCTTCAAAAACCACGTGGTGATTATTGGCTGGAATGACTTCGGCCAATCCGTTATAAGTCACCTCATTGGTGCCGGTCGCCAGGTAGCTGTCATCACCAAAGACCGTGGCCATATTGAGATCATCCGTGAATATTATGCCCAGGATCAGGTATTCACATTATTCTCCGATTACAACAACTTCGATCAGCTCGAAAAAGCAAATATCCGCGAGGCCTCAATCGTTTTTATCAACCTGAATGATGACACTGAAAAACTCGTGTACATCATCAATATCAAAAAACACTACGACAATCTCAATTATGTTGTAACGCTTGATAATGGAAACCTGAAGAACACATTTATTCATGCTGGGGTTACGTACACCATTTCGAAAAATGAAATTTCTTCCAAATTACTGGCCAGCTATATCTATGAACCGGATGTTGCGTCCTTTAGCGAGGAGCTGATCGCTTACGCTCACGAAGAAGACGAGTACGACATGAAGCAATTCCTGGTTAAGCCTGACAACGCTTACGCAAACACACCGTACGACAAAGCTTTCTTCGAACTCAAGCGCGACTGCAACGTGGTATTAATCGGTCTCGTCAAGCAAGCGAATGGGCAGCGGAGACTACTGAAAAATCCCGAAGGAAGCATAAAGATTGAACCCGGCGATTACCTCCTGATGATGATGGATGGAAAAGGCTGGGACAGGCTGCGTAAAATTTTCCGTGTAGAGGAAGGCATCTAA
- a CDS encoding cyclic nucleotide-binding protein, producing the protein MSNTSALWYFESVNLYDILCPHKVKPMAERHTFNYFKKDQFIYFPEEPAQHIYMIADGRVKIGHYLDDGREVVSAILGMGEIFGELALAGEEKRRDFAQAMDDKTTVCPLSIDELKALMYNNNELSFKMLKLVGLRLMKLERKLELLVFKDARTRVIEFIKDSASWKGKKVGYETMVPTKLTHKDIAALTGTSRQTVTTILNELKEKNLINFDRKKILVRDLENLK; encoded by the coding sequence ATGTCAAATACATCGGCTTTGTGGTATTTCGAAAGCGTAAACCTCTACGATATTTTGTGCCCGCACAAAGTGAAGCCAATGGCGGAAAGACATACCTTCAATTACTTCAAAAAAGATCAGTTCATTTATTTCCCAGAGGAGCCTGCGCAGCACATTTATATGATTGCCGATGGTCGTGTGAAGATTGGTCATTACCTGGATGATGGCCGTGAAGTAGTAAGCGCCATTTTAGGAATGGGGGAGATTTTTGGTGAGCTGGCTTTGGCTGGCGAGGAAAAACGAAGAGACTTTGCCCAGGCCATGGATGACAAGACTACTGTTTGCCCGCTAAGCATCGATGAGTTGAAAGCGCTAATGTATAATAACAATGAACTGAGTTTTAAAATGCTGAAGTTGGTTGGACTCCGCTTGATGAAACTGGAACGCAAACTGGAGTTACTTGTCTTCAAAGATGCCCGTACCAGGGTTATCGAGTTCATCAAGGATTCGGCTTCCTGGAAAGGTAAAAAAGTGGGTTACGAAACGATGGTTCCTACAAAACTCACACATAAAGATATTGCTGCTTTGACCGGTACAAGTCGTCAGACGGTAACTACTATTCTCAACGAGCTCAAAGAAAAGAACCTGATCAATTTTGACCGGAAGAAAATCCTCGTCAGAGATCTTGAAAATCTAAAATAA
- a CDS encoding short-chain dehydrogenase — protein MSSKIILVTGSSKGIGFEIVHQLSRLGHTAILSARNETKGLKSSKQLTDEKLQARFIHLDVTDSESVEKAYQKIKSEFGKLDVLINNAAILMKEDRSLSKNTSDVTESILNNNAYAQLRISQTLLPLIPRGGRIIMTSSQGGSMTDPVGGWSPAYCISKSLLNAMTRHLASELAQREIAVNAYDPGWVRTDMGGGSAPRSVEQGADTAVWLATADRIATGKFFRDRREISW, from the coding sequence ATGAGTTCGAAAATTATTCTCGTCACCGGAAGCAGTAAGGGTATTGGTTTTGAAATTGTTCATCAACTTTCCAGGCTGGGGCACACGGCAATTCTCTCCGCACGCAACGAAACAAAAGGCCTCAAATCTTCGAAGCAATTAACTGACGAAAAATTACAAGCTCGCTTCATTCATTTGGATGTCACCGATAGTGAAAGCGTTGAAAAAGCTTATCAAAAAATAAAAAGTGAATTCGGGAAGCTTGATGTTCTGATCAACAACGCGGCCATTTTAATGAAAGAAGATCGATCGCTTTCAAAGAACACAAGTGACGTTACTGAATCAATACTCAATAACAATGCCTACGCACAGTTGCGAATTAGTCAAACACTACTGCCATTGATTCCTCGAGGCGGTCGCATTATTATGACTTCGAGCCAGGGAGGCAGCATGACTGATCCAGTGGGCGGGTGGTCTCCTGCCTATTGCATCTCTAAGTCGCTGCTCAATGCCATGACCCGGCATCTGGCTTCGGAACTAGCACAACGGGAGATTGCTGTAAATGCGTATGATCCCGGATGGGTTCGTACTGACATGGGCGGAGGATCTGCACCACGCAGCGTTGAGCAGGGAGCTGACACCGCAGTATGGCTGGCTACAGCCGATAGAATTGCCACCGGTAAATTTTTCCGTGATCGCCGGGAAATCTCCTGGTAA
- the atoB gene encoding acetyl-CoA acetyltransferase: protein MLINKSARSVAVVGYNRIPFARHNTAYANASNQDMMLAALKGLIDRYSLKGMLLGEVAGGAVIKFSHEFNLMRECVMGSALDPATPGCDLQQACDTGIEAAVYIANKIALGQIDVGVAGGVDSVSNVPISLSEPLRKILLQARREKTFGGKVKQFLKIRPKHFTPVPPSIKEPRTGMAMGDHTDVTAKYYGITREAQDAFALESHQKLAKAYDEGFFNDMMTPYLGLDRDNNLRRDSSIEKLGRLKPAFDPHGTLTAGNSTPFTDGASCILLASEEWAREHNLPVLAYIRFAEVAAIEYVSQKQNLLLAPVYASTRMLKKAGLTLQDFDFYEIHEAFAAQVLATLKIWEDERLMNAFGFDKALGKIDRSKLNVKGSSLAAAHPFAATGGRIIATMAKLLHQKGSGRGFISICAAGGQGVTMIMEK, encoded by the coding sequence ATGCTTATTAACAAGTCCGCTCGAAGCGTTGCCGTTGTCGGGTACAATCGTATTCCATTCGCTCGCCACAACACTGCTTATGCCAACGCGAGCAACCAAGACATGATGCTGGCCGCACTCAAGGGGCTGATCGACCGGTATAGCCTGAAAGGAATGCTTCTGGGTGAAGTTGCCGGTGGGGCCGTTATCAAGTTCAGTCATGAGTTTAATCTTATGCGTGAGTGCGTGATGGGGTCGGCACTCGACCCTGCAACCCCAGGTTGCGATCTTCAGCAAGCCTGTGATACCGGCATTGAAGCGGCAGTTTACATCGCCAATAAAATTGCATTAGGGCAGATTGACGTAGGTGTAGCCGGTGGCGTTGACTCCGTGAGCAATGTTCCCATTTCCCTCAGTGAGCCATTGCGGAAAATTCTTTTACAAGCCCGAAGAGAAAAGACCTTTGGCGGAAAAGTCAAGCAATTTTTAAAAATCCGCCCTAAACATTTTACACCGGTACCTCCGAGCATCAAAGAACCACGCACTGGCATGGCAATGGGAGATCATACCGATGTTACAGCAAAATATTATGGCATCACCCGAGAAGCTCAGGATGCCTTTGCTTTGGAAAGCCATCAAAAACTGGCGAAAGCGTATGACGAAGGATTCTTCAACGACATGATGACTCCCTACCTCGGGCTGGACCGCGATAACAATCTCCGAAGGGATTCGAGCATAGAAAAACTAGGCAGACTCAAACCCGCATTTGACCCTCATGGAACTCTGACGGCTGGCAACTCAACGCCTTTCACAGACGGTGCCTCTTGCATTCTGCTGGCGAGCGAAGAGTGGGCGCGCGAACACAATCTTCCTGTGCTGGCCTACATTCGTTTCGCCGAAGTAGCTGCCATTGAATACGTTTCTCAAAAACAAAACCTGCTACTGGCCCCGGTTTATGCTTCAACACGAATGCTTAAAAAAGCAGGACTTACACTTCAGGATTTCGATTTTTATGAAATCCATGAAGCCTTTGCTGCCCAGGTTCTCGCTACATTAAAAATTTGGGAAGATGAACGATTAATGAATGCTTTTGGATTTGACAAAGCGCTTGGAAAAATTGACCGCTCAAAGCTTAACGTGAAAGGCAGCAGCCTGGCAGCAGCACATCCATTCGCAGCAACTGGTGGACGTATCATCGCCACCATGGCAAAACTTCTTCATCAAAAAGGTTCCGGTCGTGGATTCATCTCGATCTGTGCTGCAGGAGGGCAAGGTGTCACAATGATTATGGAAAAATAA
- a CDS encoding cyclic nucleotide-binding protein: protein MQKHSDLFFQVISSVVPGGVDEGIAEFASYFEAIQLKTDDFFVREGTVCSRIGFIQKGMIRHYYIDDDVETTRWVSVEGEFITGLGSYIRQKPCNHNLQAIAPTELWVISKSNFDKAYQNSPAVRQLWLHTIEELCLGFEDRIYTQLSSDAEKRYLYMMEKWPQIIEKVPQKYIASMMGIKPESLSRLRAKLTQQRIS, encoded by the coding sequence ATGCAAAAGCACAGTGATCTCTTTTTCCAGGTTATTAGTTCAGTGGTTCCGGGAGGTGTGGACGAAGGTATCGCCGAGTTTGCCAGTTATTTTGAGGCAATTCAACTCAAAACGGATGACTTCTTTGTAAGGGAAGGAACTGTATGTTCTCGTATTGGCTTCATTCAGAAGGGAATGATTCGACATTATTATATCGATGATGACGTTGAAACTACCCGATGGGTAAGCGTGGAAGGTGAATTTATTACCGGGCTTGGCAGCTACATCCGCCAAAAGCCATGTAACCATAACCTTCAGGCAATTGCACCGACCGAACTCTGGGTTATTTCAAAATCTAATTTTGATAAAGCTTATCAGAATAGTCCTGCAGTGCGGCAGTTATGGCTTCACACGATTGAAGAGCTGTGCCTTGGATTCGAGGATCGAATTTATACACAACTATCAAGTGATGCTGAAAAGCGATACCTCTACATGATGGAAAAATGGCCCCAGATAATCGAAAAGGTGCCTCAGAAATATATTGCCTCTATGATGGGAATTAAACCGGAAAGCCTAAGTCGATTGCGGGCCAAGCTAACTCAGCAGCGCATTTCTTAA
- a CDS encoding 2-nitropropane dioxygenase — protein MSTPATITLDKMLGIDYPILVAPMFLISNTKMIKAALANGVTAAFPALNYRTDAELRAAIADIKSASSKPFGVNLIVNKSNPKYKPQLKTLTEVGVSFIITSLGSPRETIEKCKPLGIKVFCDVVDLKYAKIVESLGADGVIAVNNRAGGHAGNIPPQQLIEELRANCSIPVISAGGVAHGKDIKQAMSWGAAGVSVGTIFIACNEADISAEYKQAMVDYGEKDIVRSTKLSGSALTVINTPYVQQLGTKANFLEWILNNNKTLKKYVKMIIAWRGMKAVEKAAFGATYKTVWCAGPAIEHVHSIRAMSEIVNGLTQEYRALT, from the coding sequence ATGAGCACACCCGCCACCATCACCCTTGACAAAATGCTGGGCATCGATTATCCGATATTGGTGGCTCCGATGTTTTTGATATCGAATACTAAAATGATCAAAGCTGCGCTGGCCAATGGGGTAACTGCCGCATTCCCGGCATTAAATTATAGAACGGATGCCGAACTTCGTGCCGCCATAGCAGACATCAAATCAGCAAGCAGCAAACCGTTTGGAGTTAACCTGATTGTAAACAAATCGAATCCAAAATATAAACCTCAACTAAAAACGCTGACAGAGGTGGGCGTAAGCTTTATCATCACCTCATTAGGCAGCCCGCGCGAAACTATTGAGAAGTGTAAGCCGCTGGGCATAAAAGTTTTTTGTGATGTAGTCGATTTAAAATATGCCAAGATTGTCGAGAGTCTTGGTGCTGATGGTGTGATTGCCGTGAACAACCGGGCAGGAGGCCATGCCGGAAATATTCCTCCGCAACAACTGATTGAAGAACTAAGAGCAAATTGCTCCATACCGGTGATCTCAGCAGGAGGTGTAGCACATGGAAAAGATATAAAGCAAGCCATGAGCTGGGGAGCTGCAGGCGTTTCAGTAGGCACTATTTTTATTGCCTGCAACGAGGCGGATATATCTGCAGAATATAAGCAGGCGATGGTCGACTATGGTGAAAAAGATATTGTGCGCAGTACCAAATTATCGGGGTCGGCACTTACTGTGATCAATACGCCATATGTGCAGCAACTTGGGACGAAAGCTAATTTTTTGGAGTGGATTCTAAACAATAACAAAACGTTAAAGAAATACGTCAAAATGATAATCGCATGGCGCGGAATGAAAGCTGTAGAAAAAGCCGCTTTCGGTGCGACCTACAAAACAGTTTGGTGTGCGGGACCGGCTATCGAGCATGTGCATAGCATCCGTGCGATGAGTGAAATTGTGAACGGACTTACCCAAGAGTACAGAGCTCTTACCTGA
- a CDS encoding homogentisate 1,2-dioxygenase, with the protein MYYHRLGNIPPKRHTQFRQPDGTLYKEELVSSEGFSGIYSNLYHINPPTRIKEVRAPEKFGTKRIEDYALRQTHLNTSKVGETGNDYLSARKVLLMNNDCSLAICSPKKRTMDYFYKNAEGDEVIFVHDGKGTLTSQFGKLDIRQGDYVVIPRTVIYKLDFEEGPLRLLIVESASPIETVKRYRNQLGQLLEHSPYCERDIRPPHQLVTDTSKGDFLIKIKKQGYLHHYVYDYSPLDLVGWDGFLWPYAFSIHDFEPVTGRIHQPPPVHQTFQARNFVICSFVPRLFDYHPLAIPAPYNHSNIDSDEVLYYAEGNFMSRRGIERGSFTLHPGGLPHGPHPGTVEKSIGAKETHEFAVMVDTFHPLHLTEDAIPYLDKNYPMSWTDNDSKGFNEVNTP; encoded by the coding sequence ATGTACTACCATCGCCTGGGGAACATTCCTCCCAAACGACACACGCAATTCCGGCAACCTGACGGAACACTGTACAAAGAAGAACTTGTCAGCTCCGAAGGCTTTTCGGGAATTTATTCGAACCTGTATCACATCAATCCTCCTACACGAATCAAGGAAGTGAGGGCACCCGAGAAATTCGGCACGAAACGCATTGAAGATTATGCTCTCCGCCAAACGCATCTCAATACATCAAAAGTGGGAGAAACCGGCAACGACTACCTGAGTGCCCGCAAGGTGCTGCTCATGAATAACGACTGCTCTCTGGCCATTTGCTCTCCCAAGAAGCGCACAATGGATTACTTCTATAAAAATGCCGAAGGTGATGAAGTCATTTTCGTGCATGATGGCAAGGGAACACTCACTTCGCAGTTTGGAAAACTTGATATCCGTCAGGGTGATTATGTAGTCATTCCACGCACGGTGATTTACAAACTGGATTTTGAAGAAGGCCCTCTGCGTCTTTTAATAGTGGAGTCAGCTTCACCTATCGAGACCGTGAAACGTTACCGGAATCAACTCGGACAATTACTGGAACATTCACCTTACTGTGAGCGAGACATTCGTCCTCCACATCAACTGGTGACTGACACCAGCAAAGGTGATTTTCTCATCAAAATAAAAAAACAAGGGTACCTCCATCACTACGTGTACGACTATTCACCTCTTGACCTTGTAGGTTGGGATGGTTTCTTGTGGCCTTATGCGTTTTCTATTCATGACTTCGAGCCAGTCACGGGACGCATTCACCAGCCACCACCAGTACATCAAACTTTCCAGGCGCGCAACTTCGTGATCTGCTCTTTTGTACCGCGATTGTTCGACTACCACCCACTCGCAATTCCTGCCCCGTACAATCACAGCAATATCGACAGTGATGAAGTGTTATATTATGCCGAAGGAAATTTCATGAGCAGGAGAGGCATTGAGCGTGGTTCATTTACACTTCACCCAGGAGGGCTTCCCCACGGGCCACATCCCGGCACGGTAGAAAAAAGTATTGGCGCAAAAGAGACTCATGAGTTTGCGGTAATGGTAGATACGTTTCATCCGCTGCATCTTACGGAAGATGCCATTCCCTACCTGGACAAAAACTATCCCATGAGTTGGACGGATAATGACAGCAAAGGGTTTAATGAAGTGAATACGCCTTAG
- a CDS encoding hybrid sensor histidine kinase/response regulator, whose amino-acid sequence MGNRLTILVIEDKDENIFSLERLLGKPDRLFLKATNGKEGLNLAFKNNIDLVILDVQMPEMDGFEVAQILKSNKSTKDVPIIFASAEKKERDSIMKEFEEGTVDYLSKPLDPELTRAKVSVFLKIQLQKKELIEKNALLEDAQAQNSALNVELNKNVEELEILNKELESFSYSVSHDLRVPLRSVVGYSKILEEDFAGDMDDRCRKTLGVIKQNALKMNELIESLLEFLRLGKRELVKSEINTEDLLTRVVSEMKMSLQHKADVRLNCLPDIYADTIMITQAWVNLISNAIKYSSKAEDPRVEIGADHLNNEVVFYVKDNGVGFDMEYSDKLFRVFQRLHKQEEFQGTGIGLSLVRRIINRHGGRIWADAKVGRGATFYFSLPVGVK is encoded by the coding sequence ATGGGTAACAGATTAACGATTTTGGTCATCGAGGATAAAGACGAGAATATTTTTTCACTAGAAAGGTTATTGGGAAAACCTGACCGTCTTTTTTTGAAAGCAACCAATGGGAAGGAAGGCTTGAACCTCGCTTTCAAAAATAATATCGACCTAGTAATCCTGGATGTGCAGATGCCTGAAATGGATGGATTTGAGGTAGCACAAATCCTCAAATCCAACAAGAGCACGAAAGATGTTCCGATCATATTTGCTTCCGCAGAAAAGAAGGAGCGAGATTCCATCATGAAAGAATTTGAAGAAGGTACTGTTGATTACCTTTCAAAACCACTAGATCCGGAACTCACAAGAGCGAAGGTATCAGTGTTTCTTAAAATTCAGTTGCAAAAGAAAGAGTTGATCGAAAAGAATGCCTTGCTAGAGGATGCGCAGGCACAAAACAGTGCGCTTAATGTCGAGTTGAACAAAAACGTTGAGGAGCTCGAAATTTTGAATAAGGAATTAGAGTCATTTTCTTATTCAGTTTCGCATGACCTTCGGGTACCGTTGAGATCCGTGGTAGGGTATTCCAAAATACTTGAGGAAGATTTTGCCGGGGATATGGATGATCGCTGCCGGAAGACATTAGGCGTTATTAAACAAAACGCTCTCAAAATGAATGAACTTATCGAGAGCCTCCTAGAATTTTTGAGGCTGGGTAAAAGGGAGCTTGTGAAATCTGAAATAAACACAGAAGACCTTCTTACCCGGGTTGTTTCGGAAATGAAAATGTCGCTTCAACATAAGGCAGACGTACGGTTGAATTGTTTGCCTGATATCTACGCCGATACAATAATGATCACACAAGCTTGGGTAAATCTCATCTCCAATGCAATAAAATATTCCTCCAAGGCGGAAGACCCGAGGGTGGAAATTGGTGCAGACCATTTGAATAACGAAGTGGTATTTTATGTGAAGGATAACGGTGTCGGTTTTGATATGGAGTACTCGGATAAATTGTTCAGAGTCTTCCAGCGTCTGCACAAACAGGAGGAGTTTCAAGGCACTGGGATAGGGTTGTCGCTGGTGAGGAGAATAATCAACAGACACGGAGGCCGTATCTGGGCGGATGCAAAAGTTGGCCGTGGAGCTACTTTTTATTTTTCATTACCGGTTGGGGTGAAGTAA
- a CDS encoding glycosyl transferase, with the protein MKIAIVLNTSWNIYNFRMGLIRALQAEGHEIHTIAPLDDYTHYLTEAGCIHHPLKMDRRGANPIKDSALIFELFFIYLRIRPSAILHFTIKPNVYGSLAAAFLRIPVINNVCGLGTVFLKRNLVSAIAVFLYKISFWFPKKVFFQNQDDRALFIAKKLVADEKADLIPGSGVDLTKFRPMKFKRNHCFTFLMISRLIIDKGVLEFVEAIKKLKMKGINAKFQILGNKDPLHKRGIKLETIDEWIKDGLVEYLGTSDDVRTHIGNADCIVLPSYREGTPRALLEAASCSKPIITTDAPGCRQVVMDWFNGFLCKIKDANDLALKMADILSLDDKSLKLLGENGRKLVESEFDESIVIGKYIDAVKAI; encoded by the coding sequence ATGAAAATCGCCATCGTACTAAATACCTCTTGGAATATTTATAATTTCAGAATGGGTTTGATCCGTGCACTTCAGGCCGAAGGTCACGAAATACATACTATTGCTCCATTGGATGATTACACACATTATCTTACCGAAGCCGGATGTATTCATCATCCTTTGAAAATGGATAGACGAGGCGCTAATCCTATTAAGGACTCAGCGCTCATTTTTGAATTATTCTTTATTTATCTCCGGATAAGACCTTCTGCAATTCTTCACTTTACGATCAAACCAAATGTTTACGGGTCTCTTGCAGCCGCATTTTTAAGAATTCCTGTTATCAATAATGTATGCGGCCTCGGAACTGTTTTTTTGAAACGAAATCTCGTCTCGGCCATTGCAGTCTTCCTGTATAAAATATCGTTCTGGTTCCCTAAGAAAGTCTTTTTTCAGAATCAGGACGATCGCGCCTTGTTTATAGCTAAAAAACTGGTAGCGGATGAAAAAGCTGATTTGATACCTGGCTCAGGGGTAGATCTCACTAAATTCCGTCCGATGAAATTCAAGAGAAATCATTGCTTTACTTTTTTGATGATTTCCAGATTGATCATTGATAAAGGAGTATTGGAATTTGTTGAGGCAATTAAAAAATTGAAGATGAAGGGGATTAATGCAAAATTTCAAATTCTCGGGAACAAGGACCCGTTGCATAAACGAGGTATCAAACTGGAAACAATAGATGAGTGGATCAAAGACGGATTAGTAGAGTATCTGGGAACCAGCGATGATGTACGAACGCACATTGGAAATGCTGATTGCATTGTTTTGCCGTCTTATCGTGAAGGCACTCCACGGGCACTGCTGGAAGCCGCCAGTTGTTCTAAACCTATCATAACCACAGATGCTCCCGGCTGTCGGCAAGTAGTGATGGATTGGTTCAACGGATTCCTTTGCAAGATCAAAGACGCAAATGACCTCGCTCTCAAAATGGCAGACATCCTTTCTCTTGATGATAAATCGTTAAAGCTGCTAGGAGAAAACGGTCGCAAGCTGGTGGAGAGTGAATTTGATGAAAGTATTGTAATCGGAAAATATATAGATGCTGTTAAGGCCATTTAG
- a CDS encoding PAS domain-containing sensor histidine kinase: MNILETQYLLQKHFISGVLKSIREGLLVLNEANQIEVTNEAALKLFGFSKNEELSGRHFEALCADKTAVKKFIALLETQGSVKNHEGVFIRFNEQQFIGSCSATIISDRESSGVVKLIFIRDVSEEKKSLEKLAEYANLLEKNNKELDQFAYIVSHDLKAPLRAISNLSVWLQEDLGPLSDENKNNLELLQGRVKRLESLINGILEYSKVGREKASSETIDVFQLITEVLEMLSPPSNIKVDISLEMSTIDAPKTMLYQVFSNLVSNAIKYNDKKEGQIKVIGADCGTHYEFAIEDNGPGIEKEYHEKIFVIFQTLQSRDKFESTGIGLTIVKRIVEDRKGKVWVESEPGKGSKFIFTWPKQDSAESK; encoded by the coding sequence ATGAACATACTTGAAACTCAATATTTGCTCCAAAAACACTTTATCTCAGGTGTTCTGAAATCAATTAGAGAAGGGCTATTGGTGCTAAACGAGGCCAACCAAATTGAGGTCACAAATGAAGCAGCCTTAAAGTTGTTTGGCTTCTCAAAAAATGAGGAGTTAAGTGGCAGACACTTCGAAGCTCTGTGTGCAGACAAGACAGCAGTAAAAAAATTCATTGCCCTACTTGAAACCCAAGGTAGTGTAAAAAATCATGAAGGCGTCTTTATTCGATTTAATGAACAACAGTTTATCGGTTCATGCTCTGCCACAATAATAAGTGACCGCGAGAGCTCAGGGGTGGTAAAGCTGATTTTTATCCGGGATGTTTCGGAAGAAAAAAAATCACTGGAAAAATTAGCTGAATATGCAAATCTTCTGGAGAAGAATAACAAAGAGCTGGATCAGTTTGCGTACATAGTTTCTCACGATTTGAAGGCACCCTTACGCGCTATAAGCAATCTCTCCGTGTGGCTGCAGGAAGATCTTGGTCCATTATCGGATGAAAACAAAAACAATTTGGAACTGTTGCAAGGGCGGGTTAAAAGACTGGAATCACTAATCAATGGTATTTTGGAATATTCCAAGGTGGGAAGGGAAAAAGCATCTTCTGAAACAATCGATGTTTTTCAACTTATAACAGAAGTGCTAGAAATGCTATCTCCTCCCTCAAATATAAAAGTGGACATCTCTCTCGAAATGTCCACCATTGATGCCCCTAAAACAATGCTTTACCAGGTCTTTTCGAATTTAGTCAGCAACGCGATCAAGTATAATGATAAGAAGGAAGGCCAGATCAAAGTTATTGGAGCTGATTGCGGCACTCATTACGAATTCGCAATTGAAGACAACGGACCTGGAATTGAAAAAGAATATCATGAAAAGATATTCGTCATCTTTCAGACTCTTCAATCTCGCGACAAATTTGAAAGTACCGGGATTGGGTTAACTATCGTTAAGAGAATTGTAGAAGACCGGAAAGGTAAAGTATGGGTTGAATCTGAGCCCGGAAAGGGAAGTAAGTTCATTTTTACATGGCCAAAACAAGATAGTGCTGAAAGCAAATAA